In one window of Miscanthus floridulus cultivar M001 chromosome 12, ASM1932011v1, whole genome shotgun sequence DNA:
- the LOC136495371 gene encoding uncharacterized protein: protein MDNCWEAIVDTWLSEEYEQYHAVRSRCRAMMQGSSHKQGPTTLKEYAARYTRFHPGQECASFKAYALAHKGKAKDPDLVYNPEDPPEAYSNLSVHSRLSEYTAMAREIHGPEFDPSTADLEGDIVMRLGPGPD from the exons atggacaactgctgggaggccattgtggacacgtggttgagtgaggagtacgagcaatatcacgccgtacgctcacgttgccgtgcgatgatgcagggttcctcgcacaaacaagggcccactaccctcaaggaatatgcagccagatat acgcggttccaccccggccaggagtgcgcctcgttcaaggcatatgccttggcacacaagggcaaggcaaaggaccccgacctcgtctacaacccggaggacccgcctgaggcatacagtaacctgagcgtgcacagtcgcctcagcgagtacacggcgatggcgagagagatccatgggccagaatttgatccgagcaccgctgacctcgagggtgacattgtcatgaggttgggaccag gcccagattga
- the LOC136495744 gene encoding uncharacterized protein — protein MEEDEEEEETREEIAEAVEEARREDASERVEREEDADLVAEENGVPTVWLRGSSRLPDLPIQRRPVIRPSGTKDWEMVIPGSHSRRVNGILGLLCRANYPGMVRIDGVVQPAMKWSHWHAASDQTDRAGRCYNSKADRVMKELWDYYTLAEGVRREDADDVVNRVCVHRVQDLFYETKLLCRRIYYCTCP, from the exons atggaggaggatgaggaggaggaagagaccagggaggagatagcggaggcggtggaggaggcacggagggaggatgcttccgagcgggttgagcgcgaggaggatgccgacttggtggcagaggaaaatggggtgcctacggtttggctgcgagggtcgtcgcgcctcccagacttacccatacagagacggccagtgattcgaccatccggaactaa ggattgggaaatggtgatcccagggagtcactctcgccgagtaaacgggatcctgggtcttctgtgcagggcaaactaccccgggatggtgaggatcgatggtgttgtgcagcccgccatgaagtggtcccactggcacgccgccagcgatcagactgatcgagctggcaggtgttataacagcaaggccgaccgggtgatgaaagagctgtgg gattactacaccttggcggagggagtacgtagggaggacgcggatgacgtggtgaacagagtctgtgttcaccgagtgcaggacctcttctacgagacaaagctcctgtgcagaagaatttacTAT tgcacctgcccctaa